From Thermomonas sp. XSG, one genomic window encodes:
- the nuoK gene encoding NADH-quinone oxidoreductase subunit NuoK, with product MSALTLGHYLTLGAVIFCISVAGIFLNRKNVIMLLISLELMLLSVNINFVAFSRSLGDAAGQVFVFFILTVAAAEAAIGLAILVTLFRNRRSIDVADIDTLKG from the coding sequence ATGTCCGCCCTGACCCTGGGCCACTACCTGACGCTGGGCGCGGTGATCTTCTGCATCAGCGTCGCCGGCATCTTCCTGAACCGCAAGAACGTGATCATGCTGCTGATCTCGCTGGAGCTGATGCTGCTCTCGGTGAACATCAACTTCGTCGCCTTCTCGCGTTCGCTGGGCGATGCCGCCGGGCAGGTGTTCGTGTTCTTCATCCTCACCGTTGCCGCTGCCGAGGCCGCGATCGGCCTGGCGATCCTGGTGACCCTGTTCCGCAACCGCCGCAGCATCGACGTGGCGGACATCGATACGTTGAAGGGCTGA
- a CDS encoding NADH-quinone oxidoreductase subunit J, with product MPRTVEADPSMDFDLQTLAFLGFAAVAAAAALAAITARNPVHAVLWLVLTFFSVACTWIIGGAEFLGIALVLVYVGAVMVLFLFVVMMLDMDKAPARQGYVRYLPVGLVVAVVMLVQMLALIGVRSAAEAPLAENAAVAADVPNTTWLARALFTEFMLPFEVAAVILTVAVVAAVMLTLRRRPGARHQNPSEQVRVRVADRVRMVKMQAEVPAAHAKPEEGAQ from the coding sequence ATGCCCCGTACCGTTGAGGCCGACCCGAGCATGGACTTCGATCTGCAAACCCTTGCCTTCCTCGGTTTCGCGGCTGTCGCCGCGGCCGCAGCGCTGGCGGCGATCACCGCGCGCAACCCGGTCCACGCCGTGCTGTGGCTGGTGCTTACCTTCTTCTCCGTGGCCTGCACCTGGATCATCGGCGGCGCCGAGTTCCTCGGCATCGCGCTGGTGCTGGTGTACGTCGGTGCCGTGATGGTGCTGTTCCTGTTCGTTGTGATGATGCTGGACATGGACAAGGCGCCGGCCCGACAGGGTTACGTGCGCTACCTGCCGGTGGGCCTGGTCGTGGCGGTGGTGATGCTGGTGCAGATGCTGGCCCTGATCGGGGTGCGCAGCGCCGCCGAGGCGCCGCTGGCGGAAAACGCCGCGGTCGCCGCTGACGTGCCGAACACCACGTGGCTGGCGCGTGCGCTTTTCACCGAGTTCATGCTGCCGTTCGAAGTGGCGGCGGTGATCCTGACCGTGGCCGTCGTGGCGGCGGTGATGCTGACCCTGCGCAGGCGCCCCGGCGCCCGCCACCAGAACCCGTCCGAGCAGGTGCGCGTGCGCGTCGCCGACCGCGTGCGGATGGTGAAGATGCAGGCGGAAGTGCCGGCCGCGCATGCCAAGCCGGAGGAGGGCGCGCAATGA
- the nuoI gene encoding NADH-quinone oxidoreductase subunit NuoI gives MSKVVSYFKSLLLLELVSGMWLTLKYLFRPKYTLMYPMEKTPQSPRFRGVHALRRYANGEERCIACKLCEAVCPALAITIEAGPRADDGTRRTTRYEIDLFKCIFCGFCEESCPTDSIVETHVHEYHFDQRGQNILTKPKLLAIGDRLEAEIAERRGADAPYR, from the coding sequence ATGAGCAAAGTGGTTTCCTACTTCAAGAGCCTGCTGCTGCTGGAACTGGTCAGCGGCATGTGGCTGACGCTGAAATATCTGTTCCGTCCCAAGTACACACTGATGTACCCGATGGAAAAGACCCCGCAGTCGCCGCGCTTCCGCGGTGTGCATGCGCTGCGCCGTTACGCCAACGGCGAAGAGCGCTGCATCGCCTGCAAGCTGTGCGAGGCGGTGTGCCCGGCGCTGGCGATCACCATCGAGGCCGGACCGCGTGCGGACGACGGCACCCGCCGTACCACCCGCTACGAGATCGACCTGTTCAAGTGCATCTTCTGCGGTTTCTGCGAGGAGTCCTGCCCGACCGACTCCATCGTCGAGACGCATGTGCACGAGTACCACTTCGACCAGCGCGGCCAGAACATCCTGACCAAGCCCAAGCTGCTGGCCATCGGCGACCGCCTGGAGGCGGAGATCGCCGAGCGCCGTGGCGCCGATGCCCCGTACCGTTGA
- the nuoH gene encoding NADH-quinone oxidoreductase subunit NuoH yields the protein MQYAIDPLRELLLSFGTVGMLAWIVLKILAILMPVIIAVAFYVVWERKLIGWMHVRHGPMYVGWGVLQAFADVFKLLFKEVVQPTVAHPVLYRLAPLLALVPACAAWAVVPFDAQVVLSNANAGLLYLLAMTSLGIYGVIIAGWASNSKYAFLGAMRASAQMISYEIAMGFSLVGVLIAAGSLNLSDIVMAQAGKGFLGWFWIPLAPLFVVYFVSGVAETNRSPFDVVEGESEIVAGHMVEYSGSQFALFFLAEYANMILISFLTSIFFLGGWLSPFGGWGIPLLSVDGWWWLLAKVFFFASCFIWFRATFPRYRYDQIMRLGWKVFIPITIGWIFVTALLVYFGVIGDGMMGAAA from the coding sequence ATGCAATACGCCATCGACCCCCTGCGCGAGTTGCTGCTGTCCTTCGGCACCGTCGGCATGCTGGCGTGGATCGTGCTGAAGATCCTCGCCATCCTGATGCCGGTGATCATCGCGGTCGCCTTCTACGTGGTGTGGGAGCGCAAGCTGATCGGCTGGATGCATGTCCGCCACGGACCCATGTACGTGGGTTGGGGCGTGCTGCAGGCGTTCGCCGACGTATTCAAGCTGCTGTTCAAGGAAGTGGTGCAGCCCACGGTGGCCCACCCGGTGCTGTACCGGTTGGCGCCTCTTCTGGCGCTGGTGCCGGCCTGCGCGGCCTGGGCGGTGGTGCCGTTCGACGCCCAAGTGGTGCTGTCCAATGCCAATGCCGGCCTGCTGTACCTGCTGGCGATGACCTCGCTGGGCATCTACGGCGTGATCATCGCCGGCTGGGCCTCGAACTCGAAGTACGCCTTCCTCGGCGCCATGCGTGCCTCGGCGCAGATGATCAGCTATGAGATCGCGATGGGCTTCTCGCTGGTCGGCGTGCTGATCGCGGCCGGCAGCCTGAATCTGTCCGACATCGTGATGGCGCAGGCCGGCAAGGGCTTCCTGGGCTGGTTCTGGATTCCGCTGGCGCCGCTGTTCGTGGTGTATTTCGTTTCCGGCGTGGCCGAGACCAACCGCTCGCCGTTCGACGTGGTGGAAGGCGAATCGGAGATCGTCGCCGGCCACATGGTGGAATATTCCGGTTCGCAGTTCGCGCTGTTCTTCCTCGCCGAATACGCGAACATGATCCTGATCAGCTTCCTGACCTCGATCTTCTTCCTCGGCGGTTGGCTGAGCCCGTTCGGCGGCTGGGGCATTCCGCTGCTGTCGGTCGACGGCTGGTGGTGGCTGCTGGCCAAGGTGTTCTTCTTCGCCAGCTGCTTCATCTGGTTCCGTGCCACGTTCCCGCGCTACCGCTATGACCAGATCATGCGTCTGGGCTGGAAGGTGTTCATCCCGATCACCATCGGCTGGATCTTCGTGACCGCGCTGCTGGTGTACTTCGGCGTGATCGGCGACGGCATGATGGGAGCGGCGGCATGA
- the nuoG gene encoding NADH-quinone oxidoreductase subunit NuoG has product MSAQPVNPNLPPDHVTVFIDGVEMAAPKGSMIIQAADKAGVPIPRFCYHEKLPIAANCRMCLVDTEVGGRAAPKPSPACATPVMDGMKVFTRNDKALKAQRNVMEFLLINHPLDCPVCDQGGECELQDLSLGYGRSVNRFVERKRAVADEDLGPLVASEMTRCIHCTRCIRVTAEIAGTYELGGMYRGENLQIGTYDGKPLTTELSGNVIDVCPVGALTNKVFRFKARPWELTARPSLGYHDALGSNLFHHVRRGDLLRSVPRDNEAVNECWLSDRDRYAHEGLSAADRATAPLIRDGEGFREASWEEALAMASQILRDNAGDALGVLAHPATSNEEGALLARLASGLGSGNIDHRIAQLDLSDGAAAEAFGMPVAEIESADAIVIVGSNVRHEVPLLHQRIRKAFKKGAKIHVVNPVDFDFTFSIASKAIVPPSQLAAALAAVDVGDAGNIAVIVGGVAENGPHAAAIRKAAADFAAARNARLCRIPQGANALGLSRLGVLPTACDAQSMLREPRKAYVIYGIEPGLDFADQQLALKALGGAQVVAFSQFACQSTRAVADVILPIGALPEVDATLTNLDGIEQQAVAAGKLPGLAHSGWRVLRALGGDLALPGFEFTDLAGLRAGLAPKAVQVARGASASVVGNGLEVAGSAAIYRVDAVIRRCDALQAHPLNGGPRAALNPADASALGLAEGVMAKCATAAGTATLQVAIDPRVAPGSVWVESGYGATAPLLAAAKLEVARA; this is encoded by the coding sequence GTGAGCGCACAACCCGTCAATCCGAACCTGCCGCCGGACCACGTCACCGTCTTCATCGACGGCGTCGAAATGGCCGCGCCCAAGGGTTCGATGATCATCCAGGCCGCCGACAAGGCCGGCGTCCCGATCCCGCGTTTCTGCTACCACGAGAAGCTGCCGATCGCCGCCAACTGCCGCATGTGCCTGGTGGACACCGAGGTCGGCGGCCGCGCCGCGCCGAAGCCGTCGCCGGCCTGCGCCACGCCGGTGATGGACGGCATGAAGGTCTTCACGCGCAACGACAAGGCGCTGAAGGCGCAGCGCAACGTGATGGAGTTCCTGCTCATCAATCATCCGCTGGACTGCCCGGTCTGCGACCAGGGCGGCGAGTGCGAACTGCAGGACCTGTCGCTGGGCTACGGCCGCTCGGTCAACCGCTTCGTCGAGCGCAAGCGCGCGGTGGCGGACGAAGACCTCGGCCCGCTGGTCGCCAGCGAGATGACCCGCTGCATCCACTGCACGCGCTGCATCCGGGTGACCGCGGAAATCGCCGGCACCTACGAGCTGGGCGGCATGTACCGCGGCGAGAACCTGCAGATCGGTACCTACGACGGCAAGCCGCTGACCACCGAGCTGTCCGGCAACGTCATCGACGTCTGCCCGGTGGGCGCGCTGACCAACAAGGTGTTCCGCTTCAAGGCGCGCCCGTGGGAGCTGACCGCGCGGCCGTCGCTGGGTTACCACGACGCGCTGGGCAGCAACCTGTTCCACCACGTCCGTCGCGGCGACCTGCTGCGCAGCGTGCCGCGCGACAACGAGGCGGTGAACGAGTGCTGGCTGTCCGATCGAGACCGCTATGCGCATGAAGGCCTGTCTGCTGCCGACCGTGCCACGGCTCCGCTGATCCGCGATGGCGAAGGCTTCCGCGAAGCCAGCTGGGAAGAAGCACTGGCGATGGCGTCGCAGATCCTGCGCGACAACGCCGGCGACGCGCTAGGCGTGCTGGCCCATCCGGCCACCTCGAACGAGGAGGGTGCGCTGCTGGCTCGCCTCGCCTCTGGGCTGGGCAGCGGCAACATCGATCATCGCATCGCTCAGCTCGACCTGTCCGATGGCGCCGCCGCGGAAGCGTTCGGCATGCCGGTGGCGGAGATCGAATCGGCCGACGCCATCGTCATCGTCGGCTCCAACGTCCGCCATGAAGTGCCGCTGCTGCACCAGCGCATCCGCAAGGCCTTCAAGAAGGGCGCGAAGATCCACGTGGTCAACCCGGTGGATTTCGATTTCACCTTCAGCATCGCGTCCAAGGCCATCGTGCCGCCGTCGCAGCTGGCTGCGGCGCTGGCCGCCGTGGATGTCGGCGATGCCGGCAACATCGCGGTGATCGTGGGCGGCGTGGCCGAGAACGGTCCGCATGCCGCCGCCATCCGCAAGGCCGCCGCCGACTTCGCGGCGGCCAGGAACGCCAGGCTGTGCCGCATTCCGCAGGGCGCCAACGCGCTGGGGCTGTCCCGCCTCGGCGTGCTGCCGACCGCGTGCGATGCGCAGTCGATGCTGCGTGAGCCGCGCAAGGCCTATGTGATCTACGGCATCGAGCCGGGCCTGGACTTCGCCGACCAGCAGCTCGCGCTGAAGGCCCTGGGTGGCGCGCAGGTGGTGGCGTTCAGCCAGTTCGCCTGCCAGTCGACCCGCGCCGTCGCCGACGTGATCCTGCCGATCGGCGCGCTGCCGGAAGTCGACGCCACCCTAACCAACCTCGACGGCATCGAGCAGCAGGCGGTCGCCGCCGGCAAGCTGCCCGGGCTGGCGCATTCCGGCTGGCGCGTGCTGCGTGCGCTGGGTGGTGATCTGGCGCTGCCGGGCTTCGAATTCACCGATCTGGCCGGCCTGCGTGCAGGGCTTGCGCCGAAGGCGGTGCAGGTGGCCAGGGGTGCGTCCGCGTCCGTGGTCGGCAATGGCCTGGAAGTGGCGGGCTCGGCCGCGATCTACCGCGTCGACGCCGTGATCCGCCGCTGCGACGCGCTGCAGGCACATCCGCTCAATGGCGGCCCGCGTGCCGCGCTGAACCCGGCCGATGCCTCCGCGTTGGGGTTGGCCGAAGGCGTCATGGCGAAGTGCGCCACCGCCGCCGGCACGGCAACGCTGCAGGTAGCGATCGATCCGCGCGTCGCGCCGGGCAGTGTGTGGGTGGAATCCGGTTACGGCGCCACCGCGCCGCTGTTGGCCGCCGCCAAGCTGGAGGTCGCGCGCGCATGA
- the nuoF gene encoding NADH-quinone oxidoreductase subunit NuoF: MGGHSHYSEGYGPVGPAPKEHQAVYTTLHFDKPWSYENYLKTGGYQALRKVLTEKIPPADIIEMVKASGLRGRGGAGFPTGLKWSFMPKHDGEKYILCNSDESEPGTCKDRDILRYNPHAVLEGLAIACYATNTKVAYNYMRGEFHHEPFEHIEEALAEAYKHGWLGKNILGSGIDIDIHNALGAGAYICGEETALMESLEGKKGQPRYKPPFPANFGLYGKPTTINNTETYASVPAIVRNGPEWFMSLGKPNNGGCKIFSVSGHVASPGNHEIRLGTPFAELLEMCGGMRNGHRIKAVIPGGSSMPVLPGETMMQLTMDYDAIQKAGSGLGSGAVVVMDETTCMVRACQRISQFYKAESCGQCTPCREGTGWMHRMLTRIANLDATMDDLHMLRAAAGQIEGHTICAFGEAAAWPVQGFLRHFWHEFEYAIVNKRFYVDDERAGTLVKAEKVVA, from the coding sequence ATGGGCGGACATTCGCACTATTCGGAAGGTTACGGCCCGGTCGGCCCGGCGCCGAAGGAACACCAGGCGGTCTACACGACGCTGCACTTCGACAAGCCGTGGTCGTACGAGAACTACCTCAAGACCGGTGGCTACCAGGCGCTGCGCAAGGTGCTGACCGAGAAGATCCCGCCGGCCGACATCATCGAGATGGTCAAGGCGTCCGGCCTGCGTGGCCGCGGTGGCGCGGGCTTCCCGACCGGGCTGAAGTGGAGCTTCATGCCCAAGCACGATGGCGAGAAGTACATCCTGTGCAACTCGGACGAATCCGAGCCGGGCACCTGCAAGGACCGCGACATCCTGCGCTACAACCCGCACGCCGTGCTGGAAGGCCTGGCCATCGCCTGCTACGCGACCAATACCAAGGTCGCCTACAACTACATGCGCGGCGAGTTCCACCACGAGCCCTTCGAGCACATCGAAGAGGCGCTGGCGGAAGCCTACAAGCACGGCTGGCTGGGCAAGAACATCCTCGGCAGCGGCATCGACATCGACATCCACAACGCGCTGGGCGCGGGCGCCTACATCTGCGGCGAGGAAACCGCGCTGATGGAATCGCTGGAAGGCAAGAAGGGCCAGCCGCGCTACAAGCCGCCGTTCCCGGCCAACTTCGGCCTGTACGGCAAGCCGACCACGATCAACAACACCGAGACCTACGCCTCGGTGCCGGCGATCGTGCGCAACGGCCCCGAATGGTTCATGTCGCTGGGCAAGCCCAACAACGGCGGCTGCAAGATCTTCTCGGTCTCCGGCCACGTGGCCAGTCCGGGCAACCACGAAATCCGCCTGGGCACCCCGTTCGCGGAACTGCTGGAGATGTGCGGCGGCATGCGCAACGGCCACCGCATCAAGGCGGTGATCCCGGGCGGTTCGTCGATGCCGGTGCTGCCGGGCGAGACGATGATGCAGCTGACCATGGACTACGACGCGATCCAGAAGGCCGGTTCCGGCCTCGGCTCCGGCGCGGTGGTGGTGATGGACGAGACCACCTGCATGGTCCGCGCCTGCCAGCGCATCAGCCAGTTCTACAAGGCCGAAAGCTGCGGCCAGTGCACCCCGTGCCGCGAAGGCACCGGCTGGATGCACCGGATGCTGACCCGCATCGCCAACCTCGACGCCACGATGGACGACCTGCACATGCTGCGCGCCGCCGCCGGGCAGATCGAGGGTCACACCATCTGCGCCTTCGGCGAGGCCGCGGCGTGGCCGGTGCAGGGCTTCCTGCGTCATTTCTGGCACGAATTCGAATACGCCATCGTGAACAAGCGCTTCTACGTCGATGACGAACGCGCAGGCACGCTGGTCAAGGCTGAGAAGGTGGTTGCGTGA
- the nuoE gene encoding NADH-quinone oxidoreductase subunit NuoE has product MKATGNFEACRNVDPMVALSDATRAHIDHWLTKFPPERKRSAVLQGLFAAQEQNGGWLTDELIAAVAKYLDLPPVWAYEVATFYSMFETKPVARNNVAFCTNISCWLNGAEALVAHAEQKLGCKLGESSADGRVYLKREEECVAACCGAPVVVINGHYHEKLDLAKVDELLDGLK; this is encoded by the coding sequence ATGAAAGCGACGGGCAATTTCGAAGCCTGCCGCAATGTCGATCCGATGGTGGCACTGTCGGACGCGACGCGCGCGCATATCGACCACTGGTTGACCAAATTCCCGCCGGAGCGCAAGCGCTCCGCGGTGCTGCAGGGCCTGTTCGCCGCGCAGGAACAGAACGGCGGCTGGCTGACCGATGAACTGATCGCGGCCGTGGCCAAGTACCTGGACCTGCCGCCGGTGTGGGCCTACGAGGTCGCCACCTTCTATTCGATGTTCGAGACCAAGCCGGTCGCCCGCAACAACGTGGCGTTCTGCACCAACATCAGTTGCTGGCTCAACGGCGCCGAAGCGCTGGTGGCGCATGCCGAGCAGAAGCTGGGCTGCAAGCTGGGCGAGTCGTCCGCCGACGGCCGCGTCTACCTCAAGCGCGAGGAAGAATGCGTCGCGGCGTGCTGCGGTGCGCCGGTGGTGGTCATCAACGGGCATTACCACGAGAAGCTCGACCTCGCGAAGGTGGACGAGCTGCTGGACGGGCTGAAGTGA
- a CDS encoding NADH-quinone oxidoreductase subunit D has product MSDVLHPGSDTFASNPAEAAQEIRNYTLNFGPQHPAAHGVLRLILEMDGEVVRRCDPHVGLLHRGTEKLAESKPFNQSIPYMDRLDYVSMMCNEHAYVRAIENLMGIEAPERAQWIRTMFDEITRILNHLMWLGSNGLDLGAMAVFLYAFREREELMDCYEAVSGARMHAAYYRPGGVYRDLPDRMPKYKESPWRNGAKLKRFNEWREGSLLDFLEQFTRDFPARMDEYETLLTDNRIWKQRTVGIGVVTPEQAKAWGMSGAMLRGSGIEWDLRKKQPYAKYAEVDFDIPVGVNGDCYDRYLVRMAEMRQSNRIIAQCVAWLRANPGPVMLDNYKVAPPSRADMKQSMEALIHHFKLFTEGYCVPAGETYAAVEAPKGEFGCYLVSDGANKPFRVHLRAPGFAHLSSMDEITKGHMLSDVVAMIGTYDIVFGEVDR; this is encoded by the coding sequence ATGAGCGACGTCCTGCATCCCGGCAGCGACACTTTCGCCAGCAATCCGGCGGAAGCGGCGCAGGAAATCCGCAACTACACGCTGAACTTCGGCCCGCAGCATCCGGCCGCGCACGGCGTGCTGCGCCTGATTCTGGAAATGGACGGCGAGGTGGTGCGCCGCTGCGACCCGCACGTCGGGCTGCTGCATCGCGGCACCGAGAAGCTGGCCGAGTCCAAGCCGTTCAACCAGTCGATCCCGTACATGGACCGGCTGGACTACGTGTCGATGATGTGCAACGAGCACGCCTACGTGCGCGCCATCGAGAACCTGATGGGGATCGAGGCGCCGGAACGCGCGCAGTGGATCCGCACGATGTTCGACGAGATCACCCGCATCCTCAACCACCTGATGTGGCTGGGATCGAACGGGCTCGACCTCGGCGCGATGGCGGTGTTCCTGTACGCGTTCCGCGAGCGCGAAGAGCTGATGGACTGCTACGAGGCGGTCTCCGGCGCGCGCATGCACGCGGCCTACTACCGTCCGGGCGGCGTCTACCGCGACCTGCCGGACAGGATGCCGAAGTACAAGGAGTCGCCGTGGCGCAACGGCGCGAAGCTCAAGCGCTTCAACGAGTGGCGTGAGGGCTCGCTGCTCGATTTCCTCGAGCAGTTCACCCGCGACTTCCCGGCGCGGATGGACGAATACGAGACGCTGCTCACCGACAACCGCATCTGGAAGCAGCGCACCGTCGGCATCGGCGTGGTCACCCCGGAACAGGCCAAGGCCTGGGGCATGAGCGGCGCGATGCTGCGCGGCTCCGGCATCGAGTGGGACCTGCGCAAGAAGCAGCCCTACGCCAAGTATGCGGAAGTCGATTTCGACATCCCGGTGGGCGTCAACGGCGACTGCTACGACCGCTATCTGGTGCGCATGGCCGAGATGCGCCAGTCCAACCGGATCATCGCGCAGTGCGTTGCGTGGCTGCGGGCCAACCCAGGTCCGGTGATGCTGGACAACTACAAGGTTGCGCCGCCGTCGCGCGCGGACATGAAGCAGAGCATGGAAGCGCTGATCCACCACTTCAAGCTGTTCACCGAGGGCTATTGCGTGCCCGCCGGCGAGACTTACGCCGCGGTGGAAGCGCCCAAGGGCGAGTTCGGCTGCTACCTGGTCAGCGACGGCGCTAACAAGCCGTTCCGCGTGCACCTGCGCGCGCCGGGCTTTGCCCATCTCTCGTCGATGGACGAAATCACGAAGGGACACATGCTGTCCGACGTGGTGGCGATGATCGGCACCTATGACATCGTGTTTGGTGAGGTTGACCGATGA
- a CDS encoding NADH-quinone oxidoreductase subunit C codes for MSRQLSEQLAARFGVQAVQVALPRGEVTLEVAPADYLAACQALRDEFGFDTFTDLCGVDYLGYGSDEWDTVGVSSEGFSRGVEGQGPGRFNWGESPSHEAGTRVVSDERASRRFAVVLQLLSIPRNLRLRVRVFAPDDGVPVVPSVTGLWPGANWFEREAFDLFGVVFDGHPDLRRILTDYGFVGHPFRKDFPLIGNVEVRYDEEKKRVVYEPVTSVEPRVGVARVIRDDARFATAEAERDNRILQREARR; via the coding sequence ATGAGCAGGCAACTGTCCGAACAGCTGGCCGCGCGTTTCGGAGTGCAGGCGGTGCAGGTCGCGCTGCCGCGCGGCGAGGTCACCCTCGAGGTGGCGCCGGCCGATTACCTTGCCGCCTGCCAGGCGCTGCGCGACGAGTTCGGCTTCGACACCTTCACCGACCTGTGCGGCGTCGACTACCTGGGCTACGGCAGCGATGAATGGGACACCGTCGGTGTCTCGTCCGAAGGTTTCAGCCGTGGCGTCGAAGGGCAGGGCCCCGGGCGCTTCAACTGGGGCGAGTCGCCCAGTCACGAGGCCGGCACCCGGGTCGTCTCCGACGAACGCGCCAGCCGCCGCTTCGCGGTGGTGCTGCAGCTGCTGTCTATCCCCCGCAACCTGCGCCTGCGCGTGCGGGTTTTCGCGCCGGACGATGGCGTGCCGGTGGTGCCGTCGGTGACCGGCCTGTGGCCCGGCGCCAACTGGTTCGAGCGCGAGGCGTTCGACCTGTTCGGCGTGGTGTTCGACGGCCATCCCGACCTGCGCCGGATCCTGACCGACTACGGTTTCGTGGGCCATCCGTTCCGCAAGGACTTCCCGCTGATCGGCAACGTGGAAGTGCGCTACGACGAGGAGAAGAAGCGCGTGGTGTATGAGCCCGTCACCAGCGTGGAGCCGCGCGTGGGCGTGGCCCGCGTGATCCGCGACGACGCCCGCTTCGCGACCGCCGAGGCCGAGCGCGACAACCGCATCCTGCAGCGGGAGGCGCGCCGATGA
- a CDS encoding NADH-quinone oxidoreductase subunit B: MSNIVQSVLEAASNPLPEGRLDDILRPEGDNPLLQNGYVTTSLDALWNWARTGSMWPMTFGLACCAVEMMQAGAARLDMDRYGVVFRPSPRQSDVMIVAGTLVNKMAPALRKVYDQMPDPKWVISMGSCANGGGYYHYSYSVVRGCDRVVPVDVYVPGCPPTAEALVYGILQLQKKIRRMEQNPYSRTPKPEGARA; the protein is encoded by the coding sequence ATGAGCAATATCGTCCAATCAGTTCTGGAAGCCGCCAGCAACCCGCTGCCGGAAGGGCGGCTGGATGACATCCTGCGTCCCGAGGGCGACAACCCGCTGTTGCAGAACGGCTACGTCACCACCAGCCTCGACGCGCTGTGGAACTGGGCGCGCACCGGTTCGATGTGGCCGATGACCTTCGGCTTGGCCTGCTGCGCGGTGGAAATGATGCAGGCGGGCGCGGCGCGCCTGGACATGGACCGCTACGGCGTGGTGTTCCGCCCGTCGCCGCGCCAGTCCGACGTGATGATCGTGGCCGGCACCCTGGTCAACAAGATGGCCCCGGCGCTGCGTAAGGTCTATGACCAGATGCCCGACCCCAAGTGGGTGATCTCCATGGGCAGCTGCGCCAACGGCGGCGGCTACTACCACTACTCCTACTCGGTGGTGCGCGGCTGCGACCGCGTGGTCCCCGTCGACGTGTACGTGCCGGGCTGTCCGCCGACCGCCGAGGCGCTGGTGTACGGCATCCTGCAGCTGCAGAAGAAGATCCGCCGGATGGAACAGAATCCGTATTCGCGGACGCCCAAGCCGGAGGGCGCGCGCGCATGA
- a CDS encoding NADH-quinone oxidoreductase subunit A, with product MLAEYLPTLLFLIVATGIGIALIIVGNVLGPKRPSGEKLSPYECGFGAFENARMPFDVRYYLVAILFIVFDLEIAFVFPWAVVFRELGVFGLIEMGVFLTLLVIGFVYVWKRGALEWE from the coding sequence GTGCTGGCCGAATACCTGCCCACCCTGCTGTTTTTGATCGTCGCCACCGGGATCGGCATCGCCCTGATCATCGTCGGCAACGTCCTCGGTCCCAAGCGGCCCTCCGGCGAAAAACTCTCGCCCTACGAGTGCGGCTTCGGCGCCTTCGAGAACGCGCGCATGCCGTTCGACGTGCGCTACTACCTGGTCGCGATCCTGTTCATCGTGTTCGACCTGGAAATCGCCTTCGTCTTCCCTTGGGCCGTGGTGTTCCGCGAGCTGGGGGTGTTCGGCCTGATCGAGATGGGCGTGTTCCTCACGCTGCTGGTGATCGGCTTCGTGTACGTGTGGAAGCGCGGCGCGCTGGAGTGGGAATGA